In Numidum massiliense, a single genomic region encodes these proteins:
- a CDS encoding AAA family ATPase, with protein MGQIVGRKSPMKPLKLTIAGLHSFRREQTIDFTRVTDAGIFGIFGPTGSGKSSILDAITLALYGRVERSGGNRYGILNQHELQLHVALTFQISSSSGKNVYRVERTYKRKDGHSVQSSHARLIACTPEGDKVLEDRETAVNNGILRILGLSVDDFTRAVVLPQGKFEEFLKLKGKERRDMLERIFRLDAYGEALRKRLLTRLQSLESEVNRLESQQELLGEATSEAVKEAARQLEVAQGKLAEATRNRDAFGHEFEQWQKVRGHMRELRDVARREEELDARQGEMQVLEAALQTAARAERVSLYAATYREREQQLQVTKAALQEVQQAITAAAEEREQAQAAHRAAEEAWEREAPHLSERKVKLEEALEREKERAALDREEQDRAERLQRVTDGWQRAKTQVETAQQELAVLRTRAAELQQRAAELRVTTDERRRLRVAEAAKADVEAAEKQLTDAEKEATAQVAHWRVAEAAKADVEAAEKQLTDAEKEATAQVAHWRTQTDARAAAVAAEEAKAREWQTLREAVEGLKGQAPTTGEKLQQRERELHDYAYRVERLAQLEADRQKARRDVAALAKQLDDVRVRREQLDEQRQQCAAKLTAAETHLQELEKAQRARMEQHMAAQLAASLEAGSACPVCGATDHPHLAATGAHAAEQADEGRVHDEQLQRANEAVATLRQQLHQRQTDCSVLAETYTHRKAQREGAEQILAERHTKIVEQQQALPRRLQGATVPETEEHLRREQDNLQEERRKLAIWERDVAAKEEQLHAYQLAYHRLREQTATAEANAQHAAERAQTAEAAVAKWRERVATTRAKWEEVRGEWTFAGLAERLREVETFDRERETVEAARETLTGEQEATEQRLDDGRREEDKWRAATHDAEQQLRKVRERREGLTTAIDAITGGQPAAQLLAELVARSDELRQQLARTEEVLRTAEQTWQEASRQLSALEAKAEDHAAQLQLAEQQLNDKLATYQFASVAEVEAGTLQLEERERLSATLTEFREAQIKVASDRQRLQELLAGRTLTEEAWQEMTAKREALAEVWQAAQKAAISAEHAHRETEQNHGKWKVLEAERRKWQRQLDDAHDLQQVLKGKAFVEFVAREHLEGIAADASRHLGKLTRYRYALEIAQDGNFVMRDDGNGGMRRPVSTLSGGETFLTSLALALALSSQIQLKGECPLEFFFLDEGFGTLDPELLDVVITALEKLHYEHMTIGLISHVPELQNRLHRKIRVLPATVDEGTTVRIEYS; from the coding sequence ATGGGACAGATAGTAGGAAGGAAGTCGCCGATGAAGCCTCTTAAGTTGACGATCGCCGGGTTGCACAGTTTTCGCCGCGAGCAGACGATCGACTTTACGCGGGTGACCGATGCGGGCATCTTCGGCATTTTTGGACCGACGGGGAGCGGCAAGTCGTCGATTCTCGACGCGATCACGCTAGCACTATACGGGCGTGTCGAGCGCAGCGGCGGAAACCGCTACGGTATCCTTAACCAACACGAGCTACAGTTGCACGTGGCGTTAACCTTTCAAATTAGTAGCAGCAGCGGTAAAAACGTGTACCGCGTCGAGCGGACATATAAGCGCAAGGACGGACACAGTGTGCAGTCGTCGCACGCGCGGCTCATCGCCTGTACGCCGGAAGGAGACAAGGTGCTCGAAGATCGAGAAACGGCGGTAAATAACGGCATTTTACGCATTCTCGGTTTGAGCGTCGACGACTTTACGCGCGCTGTCGTTTTGCCGCAAGGGAAGTTTGAAGAGTTTTTGAAGCTGAAAGGCAAAGAGCGCCGCGACATGTTAGAGCGCATTTTCCGCCTCGACGCGTACGGCGAGGCGCTGAGGAAACGTTTGCTCACTCGCTTGCAATCGTTGGAAAGTGAAGTGAACCGTTTGGAGAGCCAGCAGGAATTGCTCGGCGAGGCGACGAGCGAGGCGGTTAAGGAAGCTGCAAGACAACTTGAAGTGGCGCAAGGTAAGTTAGCCGAAGCGACGCGAAACCGCGACGCGTTTGGGCACGAATTCGAACAGTGGCAAAAAGTTCGCGGGCATATGCGAGAATTGCGTGACGTCGCGCGTCGCGAGGAAGAGCTTGACGCGCGGCAAGGGGAGATGCAAGTGCTCGAAGCTGCGCTGCAAACGGCGGCGCGCGCTGAACGCGTCTCGCTGTACGCCGCGACGTACCGCGAGAGGGAGCAGCAGCTACAAGTGACAAAAGCGGCGCTACAGGAGGTACAACAAGCGATCACAGCGGCCGCAGAGGAACGGGAACAGGCACAAGCTGCACATCGTGCGGCTGAAGAAGCGTGGGAACGAGAAGCGCCGCATCTTTCGGAACGGAAAGTGAAGCTCGAAGAAGCGTTAGAACGGGAAAAAGAGCGCGCGGCGCTCGACCGGGAGGAACAGGATCGTGCCGAGCGACTACAGCGCGTGACAGACGGCTGGCAGCGTGCGAAAACGCAAGTTGAAACGGCGCAACAGGAATTGGCCGTGCTGCGTACCCGCGCAGCAGAGCTGCAGCAACGGGCGGCAGAGCTGCGCGTGACGACCGACGAACGCCGCCGCCTGCGAGTGGCGGAAGCGGCGAAGGCCGACGTCGAAGCGGCGGAAAAACAATTGACTGACGCGGAAAAAGAGGCTACCGCGCAAGTAGCGCACTGGCGCGTGGCGGAAGCGGCGAAGGCCGACGTCGAAGCGGCGGAAAAACAATTGACTGACGCGGAAAAAGAGGCTACCGCGCAAGTAGCGCACTGGCGCACGCAGACAGATGCGCGAGCGGCCGCCGTCGCAGCGGAGGAGGCGAAAGCGCGCGAATGGCAAACGTTGCGTGAAGCTGTCGAAGGGCTTAAAGGACAGGCTCCGACAACCGGAGAAAAGTTGCAACAGCGTGAGCGCGAGCTGCACGATTACGCCTACCGCGTGGAGCGACTCGCTCAGCTAGAAGCGGATCGGCAAAAGGCACGTCGAGATGTAGCAGCGCTCGCGAAGCAGCTGGACGACGTACGCGTGCGGCGGGAACAGCTAGACGAACAGCGCCAGCAGTGCGCCGCGAAACTTACTGCAGCGGAAACGCACCTCCAAGAGCTAGAAAAGGCACAGCGAGCCCGCATGGAGCAGCATATGGCGGCACAACTTGCGGCAAGTTTGGAGGCAGGTTCCGCTTGTCCCGTGTGCGGGGCAACCGACCACCCGCATCTAGCGGCGACCGGGGCGCACGCGGCGGAGCAGGCAGACGAGGGGCGTGTGCACGACGAACAGCTCCAGCGCGCCAACGAAGCGGTCGCCACGCTTAGGCAACAGTTGCATCAACGACAGACGGACTGCTCAGTGCTCGCGGAAACGTACACCCATCGCAAGGCACAGCGCGAAGGGGCAGAACAGATACTCGCCGAACGACATACGAAAATAGTGGAACAGCAGCAGGCGCTGCCGCGACGGCTGCAGGGGGCGACTGTGCCTGAGACGGAGGAACACCTCCGTAGGGAACAAGATAACCTTCAGGAAGAGCGCCGTAAGCTCGCAATTTGGGAACGAGACGTCGCCGCGAAAGAAGAACAGTTACACGCGTACCAGCTCGCGTATCACCGTCTGCGGGAACAGACGGCGACCGCGGAGGCGAACGCGCAACACGCCGCTGAACGGGCACAAACGGCGGAAGCAGCTGTCGCCAAGTGGCGGGAACGCGTCGCCACAACGAGGGCAAAATGGGAAGAGGTGCGCGGCGAGTGGACGTTTGCTGGGCTCGCCGAACGGCTACGCGAAGTCGAAACTTTCGACCGGGAACGGGAAACGGTTGAAGCGGCTCGCGAAACACTCACTGGCGAGCAGGAAGCGACGGAACAGCGGTTAGACGACGGGCGGCGAGAAGAGGATAAGTGGCGCGCAGCGACACACGACGCGGAGCAACAGCTGCGGAAGGTACGGGAGCGGCGGGAAGGCCTGACGACGGCGATCGACGCGATAACCGGCGGTCAGCCAGCCGCACAATTGCTCGCCGAACTCGTAGCTCGTTCCGATGAGTTGCGACAGCAGCTGGCCCGTACGGAAGAAGTCTTGCGGACAGCGGAACAAACGTGGCAAGAAGCGAGTCGCCAGCTGTCCGCCCTAGAGGCAAAAGCAGAAGATCACGCGGCACAGTTACAGCTGGCGGAGCAGCAGCTTAACGACAAACTCGCGACTTACCAGTTTGCGAGTGTAGCGGAAGTGGAAGCGGGGACCCTCCAACTGGAGGAGCGCGAACGTCTATCCGCTACGTTGACCGAGTTTCGCGAGGCGCAAATAAAAGTGGCTAGCGATCGGCAACGATTGCAAGAGCTCCTCGCCGGACGCACCTTGACTGAGGAAGCGTGGCAAGAGATGACTGCCAAGCGCGAGGCGCTCGCCGAGGTGTGGCAAGCGGCACAAAAAGCAGCCATTAGCGCCGAACACGCGCATCGGGAGACGGAGCAAAATCACGGCAAGTGGAAAGTACTTGAAGCGGAGCGCCGGAAATGGCAGCGGCAGCTCGACGATGCGCACGACTTACAGCAAGTGTTGAAAGGGAAGGCGTTCGTCGAATTTGTCGCTCGCGAACACTTGGAAGGGATCGCCGCCGACGCCTCGCGCCATTTGGGGAAATTGACGCGCTACCGCTATGCGCTCGAAATCGCGCAAGATGGCAACTTTGTCATGCGCGACGACGGTAACGGCGGGATGCGGCGGCCGGTGAGCACGTTGTCGGGAGGAGAAACGTTTTTGACATCACTCGCTCTCGCCCTCGCCTTGTCGTCGCAAATTCAGCTGAAGGGCGAATGCCCGCTCGAGTTTTTCTTTCTTGACGAAGGGTTTGGCACACTTGATCCCGAGTTGCTCGACGTCGTCATTACGGCGTTGGAAAAACTGCACTACGAACATATGACGATTGGCCTCATTAGCCACGTCCCAGAACTGCAAAACCGCCTACACCGCAAAATTCGCGTCCTACCGGCGACGGTAGATGAAGGAACGACCGTACGCATCGAGTACTCATAA
- a CDS encoding CDP-alcohol phosphatidyltransferase family protein, with translation MGNRPKNLPTLPFDSPTVLTYRKQCQKGRELEDVWSWYVLRRLSIYFAILLSKRNVRPNAVTWISLLGMIAAGYSMAFASPTSFLLAFVFYNIGYMSDCVDGEMARIQERTSRRGYFLDILIQACSIPIFSSIGIALVELHTGQALGALYAAVLYTVIVVATMSLFIPIALQLTQAKTEEVDPVKQIRVKSNFFEWVAFFTGLPGFFFVLLLLAACTLWISLPIVWIKLFFTAFLGIFMAKAAVRLVITLSSIRD, from the coding sequence ATGGGTAATCGGCCTAAAAATCTCCCGACACTACCATTCGACTCGCCCACTGTCTTGACATACCGTAAGCAATGTCAGAAAGGGCGCGAGCTCGAAGACGTCTGGTCGTGGTATGTGCTCAGGAGGCTGTCCATCTACTTTGCGATTTTGCTCAGCAAACGAAATGTACGGCCGAACGCCGTCACTTGGATCAGTTTACTCGGGATGATCGCTGCCGGGTACAGTATGGCGTTCGCGAGCCCGACGTCGTTTTTACTCGCCTTCGTTTTTTACAATATCGGGTATATGAGCGACTGTGTCGACGGCGAAATGGCCCGCATCCAAGAGCGGACGAGCCGTCGCGGCTATTTTTTAGATATTTTGATTCAGGCCTGCAGCATTCCGATTTTTTCTTCGATCGGCATTGCGCTGGTCGAGCTACATACGGGACAGGCGCTCGGCGCTTTGTACGCCGCCGTTCTCTACACGGTAATTGTCGTCGCCACGATGTCGTTATTTATTCCGATCGCGCTACAATTAACGCAGGCGAAGACGGAAGAAGTCGACCCGGTGAAGCAAATTCGCGTGAAGTCGAACTTCTTTGAATGGGTCGCCTTCTTTACCGGGTTGCCTGGCTTTTTCTTCGTCTTATTATTACTCGCCGCCTGCACGTTGTGGATATCCCTGCCAATTGTATGGATCAAACTGTTTTTTACTGCTTTTCTCGGCATTTTTATGGCCAAAGCGGCTGTGCGCCTCGTCATCACGCTGTCCTCGATCCGCGATTAG
- a CDS encoding lysophospholipid acyltransferase family protein gives MFYRIVRAIVYAYMHVRFRIAIKGLENIPEGGCILAMNHTSNYDPVMVGIHTPRKMHTMAKEELFANRLFGKILSELGAFPIKRGKGDIRSLKTSIRLVQEGNIFAIFIEGTRSKTGEMQVPKKGVGFITTKSKSPVIPTYIYGVKGGWFARAGVVFGEPLQFESTDYEEVTNEIAAAIKQLADEQRERPSA, from the coding sequence ATGTTTTATCGAATTGTACGAGCGATTGTCTACGCCTATATGCATGTACGTTTCCGCATTGCGATTAAAGGCTTGGAAAACATTCCGGAGGGCGGCTGTATTCTCGCCATGAATCATACGAGTAACTACGACCCGGTAATGGTCGGCATTCATACGCCGCGCAAAATGCATACAATGGCAAAAGAAGAGTTGTTTGCGAATCGGCTTTTCGGAAAAATATTGTCAGAACTAGGCGCCTTTCCGATTAAACGCGGAAAAGGCGATATCCGTTCATTGAAGACGTCGATCCGCTTAGTGCAAGAGGGGAACATTTTTGCCATTTTTATTGAAGGGACACGGTCTAAGACGGGCGAAATGCAAGTACCGAAAAAAGGTGTCGGTTTTATTACGACGAAAAGTAAGTCGCCCGTCATTCCGACGTATATTTACGGAGTCAAAGGCGGCTGGTTCGCTCGTGCTGGAGTCGTCTTCGGGGAACCGCTGCAATTCGAAAGCACCGATTACGAAGAAGTTACGAACGAAATCGCTGCCGCGATCAAACAGTTGGCTGACGAGCAGCGGGAGCGGCCGAGCGCTTAG